The following are encoded together in the Scytonema millei VB511283 genome:
- a CDS encoding DUF3124 domain-containing protein, with amino-acid sequence MRIYPLFCLLVSVVFLTSCTSPSPSRQANSPQETPSQQVVVDKNFKRVAGQTIYVPVYSHIYHDDGKKTFNLAATLSIRNTDLANPIIITFVRYYDTNGKLVRQYLEQPIQIDALVSTDFVIDTTDTSGGSGAKFLVEWIAQTEVSEPIIEAVMIGSGYHQGISFISPGKVIKNKS; translated from the coding sequence ATGAGAATATATCCATTATTTTGCTTGCTTGTATCTGTTGTTTTTCTGACTTCCTGTACGTCACCAAGTCCATCGCGACAAGCCAATTCTCCGCAGGAAACTCCATCTCAACAAGTCGTAGTAGATAAAAACTTTAAAAGAGTAGCAGGTCAAACTATCTACGTTCCTGTCTACTCGCATATCTATCACGATGATGGAAAAAAAACTTTTAATTTAGCAGCTACCCTCAGTATTCGTAATACCGATTTAGCAAATCCTATTATCATTACCTTTGTTCGCTACTATGATACAAATGGAAAGTTAGTCAGGCAATATTTAGAGCAGCCAATTCAAATTGATGCTCTAGTTTCTACAGATTTTGTCATTGATACAACCGATACTAGTGGAGGATCGGGAGCTAAATTTCTGGTGGAATGGATAGCTCAAACAGAAGTTTCCGAACCTATTATTGAAGCAGTTATGATTGGTAGCGGCTACCATCAAGGCATTTCTTTTATTAGTCCAGGTAAAGTCATTAAAAATAAGTCGTAA
- a CDS encoding potassium channel family protein — translation MYILIGGAGLVGLNLAQKLVELGHTVAIIDCDPHACRYAREQVGVMAFEGSAVSTEVLLEAGIRKADSVAAVLRQDALNLAMVTLAKHYGVSHILARMRHRDFAEPLRLAGANHIISTVELAVSTMVNAIEYPQVESMMHFEQGQIEVLKLALPNNCYVVGRSVAEIAQDKRFPTGSLIIGYQAHPHEDLVIPNGSTILEPDSTVLIVTKPGSLHQVIDFIEGCR, via the coding sequence ATGTACATACTCATTGGCGGTGCGGGCTTAGTTGGGCTAAATTTGGCACAAAAGCTTGTAGAGTTAGGTCATACTGTTGCAATTATCGATTGCGATCCTCATGCCTGTCGTTATGCCCGCGAACAAGTGGGGGTGATGGCGTTTGAAGGGAGTGCAGTCAGTACAGAAGTCTTATTAGAAGCAGGGATTCGCAAAGCTGACTCTGTGGCTGCTGTCCTCCGTCAGGATGCTTTAAATTTAGCAATGGTAACTCTTGCCAAGCACTACGGAGTCTCTCACATTTTGGCGCGGATGCGACATCGTGATTTTGCCGAACCGCTACGTCTTGCCGGAGCTAATCATATTATTAGTACTGTAGAGCTGGCAGTCTCTACAATGGTAAATGCGATCGAGTATCCCCAAGTAGAATCGATGATGCATTTCGAGCAGGGACAAATTGAAGTATTGAAACTCGCTCTTCCTAATAATTGCTACGTTGTCGGTCGTAGCGTTGCCGAAATTGCTCAAGATAAAAGATTTCCTACTGGCTCTTTAATTATTGGTTATCAAGCCCATCCTCATGAAGATTTAGTCATACCTAATGGTAGTACAATACTAGAACCAGATTCAACTGTATTAATCGTGACGAAACCAGGCTCGCTGCATCAAGTCATCGATTTTATCGAAGGTTGTCGGTAA
- a CDS encoding ABC transporter ATP-binding protein, which translates to MAHRQIIGNSSPLLQILISYQLSVISYQLSVISYQLSVISQPTTTMLDTQLHSQKQQIANIPVVQVQDCWKIYKLGGEIVRALKGVNLTIQPGEFICLMGPSGSGKSTLLHLSAGLDRMTKGDILIDGVSLRQLPEAHLSALRHEKIGFIFQSYNLIPALSAVENVELPLMFSAVNSKKLRQRAMQLLERVGLGDRLHHKPAQLSGGQQQRVSIARSLVSNPSLVVADEPTANLDRQTGQEILELLRELNTNFGVTILVSTHDPNVAKYANRIIHLSDGQIVQEVKS; encoded by the coding sequence TTGGCGCATCGTCAGATTATCGGCAATTCAAGCCCTCTATTACAGATTTTAATCAGTTATCAGTTATCAGTTATCAGTTATCAGTTATCAGTTATCAGTTATCAGTTATCAGTTATCAGTCAACCAACAACAACCATGCTAGATACACAATTACACAGCCAAAAACAACAGATCGCTAATATTCCAGTCGTACAAGTACAAGACTGCTGGAAGATTTATAAATTAGGTGGCGAAATTGTTCGCGCTCTTAAAGGGGTGAATTTGACAATCCAGCCAGGAGAATTTATTTGTTTAATGGGTCCATCGGGTTCGGGTAAATCAACATTGTTACATTTAAGTGCGGGATTGGATCGGATGACAAAAGGAGATATCTTAATTGATGGAGTTTCCTTGCGTCAATTGCCAGAAGCGCATTTGTCGGCACTAAGACATGAAAAAATCGGGTTTATTTTTCAGTCTTATAATTTAATTCCCGCGTTGAGTGCGGTAGAAAATGTAGAATTACCCTTGATGTTTTCAGCCGTCAATTCCAAAAAATTGAGACAGCGGGCAATGCAACTACTCGAAAGAGTAGGATTAGGCGATCGCCTGCATCACAAACCAGCCCAATTATCGGGAGGACAACAGCAGCGAGTTAGTATTGCGCGATCGCTCGTTAGCAATCCTAGCCTTGTTGTTGCAGATGAACCAACCGCAAATTTAGATCGACAAACGGGACAAGAAATTCTGGAACTCTTACGAGAATTAAATACCAATTTTGGTGTAACAATTTTAGTTTCTACCCACGATCCTAATGTAGCAAAGTATGCCAACAGAATTATTCATTTATCTGACGGGCAAATCGTTCAAGAAGTCAAAAGTTAA
- a CDS encoding ABC transporter permease, translating into MTATMRSPLSLIPRLVQYTNRHIQANRNRSLLPIATIATGTLLMYVVLTLTEIVQAQMAAMSGTLSPETAAALSRATVLIAVIALAVGALETAVIMTRSVLSRVQEIGVLKATGVKDEVVFGLFVVEAILYGFAGGIVGAFLGWLVAAIVLVTDGRAIALAIQPAWLNLVIAAGLAVLVSVITAWIPIWRIVRLSAIQALYYRF; encoded by the coding sequence ATGACAGCAACCATGCGATCGCCCCTGTCTCTAATTCCCCGTCTCGTACAATACACCAACCGTCACATCCAAGCCAACCGCAATCGATCGCTGTTACCAATTGCCACGATCGCCACTGGCACGTTATTAATGTACGTCGTCCTTACGTTAACAGAAATTGTCCAAGCACAGATGGCAGCAATGAGCGGTACTCTCAGCCCAGAAACCGCCGCCGCCTTATCGCGGGCAACCGTATTAATAGCCGTCATTGCCTTAGCAGTAGGGGCGCTAGAAACCGCTGTTATCATGACACGCAGCGTCCTCTCGCGGGTGCAAGAAATTGGCGTGCTAAAAGCCACGGGAGTCAAAGATGAGGTTGTTTTTGGTCTATTTGTGGTCGAAGCCATCCTCTACGGCTTTGCAGGAGGCATTGTAGGAGCATTTTTAGGCTGGTTGGTAGCCGCGATCGTGTTGGTAACTGATGGGAGGGCGATCGCATTAGCAATTCAACCCGCATGGTTAAACTTAGTCATTGCCGCAGGCTTAGCAGTATTAGTATCAGTCATCACCGCCTGGATACCAATTTGGCGCATCGTCAGATTATCGGCAATTCAAGCCCTCTATTACAGATTTTAA
- a CDS encoding proline-rich domain-containing protein → MVGKFFRMALANLGRYAMRTGLTAAGLALAIAAVLFVNAVALSFESGTTNVYDFIRQTPQGIANVWITPPTGFQLDKQTGFFTTKETLPESAIAPILQQNGDRGLKVLTAKFPSVTTTSQKIPPSPPSQGGKKSESPPFQGGLGGSQSPPSQGGKKSESPPFQGGLGGSQSPPSQPKLGGSPALYGCSTCRTVILSRKAAQTLQLKPGDTLKVKQISLPVDAVGTIPDLGAVGIVQMPLSAAQQILEQPGRISWVMLPTKDAFTLRQFLTQRNIQVTTDPTVTATDKNATAYFLEERFSRADMVGFNVKLAAIYFNQAGASLLGWLAKITLGLGFVLMLTAALLSIEERKREFGIFAAVGVSSDVFYLFLLESLLLFFSATAIGLILGTGLLGWLVPTLFNWGTVLKSAALVICYLPPMVIFGSLVPAQKLLQKSPLELIRSA, encoded by the coding sequence GTGGTAGGCAAGTTTTTCAGAATGGCGCTGGCAAATTTGGGACGCTACGCCATGCGAACCGGACTGACGGCGGCTGGTTTAGCACTGGCGATCGCAGCAGTATTATTTGTCAATGCCGTGGCTTTGAGTTTTGAATCGGGAACTACCAACGTCTACGACTTCATTCGCCAAACTCCCCAAGGTATAGCTAACGTCTGGATTACTCCACCTACAGGATTTCAACTCGACAAGCAGACGGGGTTTTTTACAACTAAAGAGACATTACCCGAAAGCGCGATCGCACCGATATTGCAACAAAATGGCGATCGAGGTTTGAAGGTACTCACGGCAAAGTTTCCATCCGTCACGACTACGTCGCAGAAGATCCCCCCTAGCCCCCCTTCACAAGGGGGGAAGAAATCAGAAAGCCCCCCTTTTCAAGGGGGGTTGGGGGGATCTCAAAGCCCTCCTTCACAAGGGGGGAAGAAATCAGAAAGCCCCCCTTTTCAAGGGGGGTTGGGGGGATCTCAAAGCCCTCCTTCACAACCGAAATTAGGGGGATCGCCCGCCCTCTACGGCTGTTCCACCTGTAGAACAGTCATTTTGAGCCGCAAAGCCGCCCAAACCCTACAACTCAAACCAGGAGACACTTTAAAAGTCAAACAAATCTCCTTACCAGTCGATGCAGTCGGAACCATACCCGATTTAGGTGCGGTAGGGATCGTGCAAATGCCCCTCAGCGCAGCCCAACAGATTTTAGAACAACCAGGAAGAATCAGTTGGGTCATGTTACCAACCAAAGATGCCTTTACCCTCCGCCAATTTCTTACCCAAAGGAATATTCAAGTCACAACCGATCCTACCGTCACCGCCACCGACAAAAACGCCACTGCCTACTTTTTGGAAGAACGCTTCAGTCGCGCCGATATGGTAGGTTTCAACGTCAAATTAGCTGCAATTTACTTCAACCAAGCAGGTGCTTCCCTTTTAGGCTGGCTGGCTAAAATTACCCTCGGCTTGGGATTCGTACTCATGCTGACAGCCGCTTTACTCAGTATCGAAGAACGCAAACGAGAATTTGGCATTTTTGCGGCTGTAGGAGTCAGTAGCGATGTATTTTATCTATTTTTACTAGAGTCTTTGCTACTCTTTTTCAGTGCAACCGCGATCGGTCTAATTTTAGGCACGGGGTTATTAGGCTGGCTTGTACCAACTCTATTTAATTGGGGAACTGTACTCAAATCAGCAGCATTAGTTATCTGTTACCTACCACCGATGGTAATTTTTGGTTCTCTTGTCCCCGCCCAAAAATTATTACAAAAATCTCCCCTCGAACTGATTAGGAGTGCTTGA
- a CDS encoding APC family permease produces MTTERISNSNSDRLSLAELIPPRILPRVLGRWDLIVVYISIIYASYGSGQMAGAGWQAISIWLLAYLIFLLPAGMCSLELGHLFPEEGGVYVWASKTMGKFWGFMGGWLSWMPVFGAITPWTAIATSYLSTAFGWKLQLWQQVGVQIAIVWAAVFISLFSLRQAQKIVNRLFYVYAGLSILSIVAAIAYVINNGNFATPIPSFGELMPNLQENGAIFALAVLLLLGVETPFNMGVEFKSVNKAAPWMVFGGSLILGLFYLITTASVLITTPLGKADPYVSQSLIYGQVGWGSLVVVSGFLYGFTTIAQHACYQYAYSRLLFISGIEKHLPKIFAYVDPRTRTPVAAILLQGAIITAIVLIMYSNANLTVATQVLLASITVVWCISNYFFIFPVAIARRKYPHLYSEPGRVSWQIPGGTVGTWLTLIVATIGNTIAIYYCFASPWVSELSVGEWAPKVAIVSGVAIALGVAIYFISLKRSAHVNTEDELAQYAFLESDGEK; encoded by the coding sequence ATGACTACAGAACGGATTTCTAACAGTAATAGCGATCGCCTGTCGTTGGCGGAGTTGATTCCACCGCGCATTCTACCCCGCGTTTTGGGGCGGTGGGATTTAATTGTCGTTTATATTTCGATTATCTATGCCAGCTATGGTTCTGGACAGATGGCGGGTGCGGGCTGGCAGGCAATTAGTATTTGGCTGTTGGCGTACCTGATTTTTCTTTTGCCTGCGGGAATGTGTTCTTTGGAACTGGGACATCTGTTTCCAGAGGAAGGCGGTGTTTACGTCTGGGCAAGCAAGACAATGGGTAAGTTTTGGGGTTTTATGGGCGGTTGGCTGTCGTGGATGCCCGTATTTGGCGCAATTACCCCTTGGACGGCGATCGCCACTTCTTATCTATCTACTGCTTTCGGTTGGAAACTGCAACTGTGGCAGCAGGTAGGAGTGCAAATTGCGATCGTCTGGGCAGCGGTGTTTATTTCTTTATTTAGCTTGCGACAGGCACAAAAGATCGTTAATCGACTGTTTTATGTCTATGCTGGTTTATCAATCTTAAGTATTGTCGCCGCGATCGCTTATGTTATCAACAACGGGAATTTCGCTACTCCGATTCCTTCGTTTGGGGAATTGATGCCCAACTTGCAAGAAAATGGGGCAATTTTTGCTTTGGCAGTCTTGCTGTTGTTAGGAGTGGAAACGCCTTTCAATATGGGAGTCGAGTTTAAATCTGTCAACAAAGCTGCTCCCTGGATGGTGTTTGGTGGATCGTTGATTTTGGGGTTGTTTTATTTAATTACGACAGCCAGCGTTTTAATTACAACACCCTTGGGTAAAGCCGATCCTTATGTATCTCAATCTTTGATTTACGGTCAAGTGGGTTGGGGTTCTCTAGTAGTGGTAAGCGGCTTTTTATATGGCTTTACGACAATCGCCCAACACGCTTGCTATCAGTATGCATACTCCCGTCTGCTATTTATTTCGGGCATAGAAAAGCACCTACCGAAAATTTTTGCCTATGTCGATCCTCGCACTCGCACCCCCGTAGCCGCAATATTGTTGCAAGGGGCGATTATCACTGCGATCGTGTTAATCATGTATTCCAACGCCAATCTGACAGTAGCAACGCAAGTTTTGCTAGCATCGATCACCGTAGTTTGGTGCATTTCTAATTATTTCTTTATCTTTCCAGTCGCGATCGCCCGTCGTAAATATCCCCACCTTTACAGCGAACCAGGGCGCGTCAGTTGGCAAATTCCAGGCGGGACGGTTGGCACTTGGCTGACGCTGATTGTCGCCACCATAGGCAATACAATCGCGATCTACTATTGTTTTGCTTCCCCGTGGGTATCGGAACTGAGTGTAGGTGAGTGGGCACCTAAAGTAGCGATTGTCTCAGGAGTGGCGATCGCGCTAGGTGTGGCAATTTATTTTATCAGCCTCAAGCGTTCCGCGCACGTCAACACCGAAGACGAACTAGCGCAATATGCCTTTTTAGAATCCGATGGGGAGAAATAA
- a CDS encoding glutamine synthetase family protein → MTIALNRVEDRISEVVATLKAQGIKQVRFEFSDLHGVSRSKLVPIDAVEGFSRQGLNFYGGMMGLDTGSQIVAETKLHEEMNYRDGVLIPDFDTLMPIPWLDGHARVICDYEWKQGDVMASYPRYVYKRVLQKAAEMGFDVMMGIELEFYLLDGKTRQPVFSGVHCFNTLRNQYVPIIDELLNHLLECGIDLIDHGCEYGPGQMEINYGPAVGMKAADKAFMFKQIVKEVCQRAGYLATFMSRPFSDQTGCGSHVHVCLLDKDSDRNIFLDLDDTNGLSATAKSFIQGILHYGDSIMPLIAPTPNCYRRYLPPTFVSIYRGWGIQDRTGMVRVKASHDENTHIEMRAASSISNPYLSAAATVAAGLLGIQHDMELQPPIEGKGLYGDRNLPQLPQTLDAALTAMGTNTELTELLGEEFVRVFTAVKQAELNRCKAHVTDWEKNEYMEIY, encoded by the coding sequence ATGACAATCGCCCTGAATCGCGTTGAAGATCGCATCTCTGAAGTTGTAGCCACTTTGAAGGCACAAGGTATCAAGCAAGTTCGGTTTGAATTCTCTGACTTACATGGAGTATCGCGATCGAAATTAGTTCCCATTGATGCAGTCGAAGGCTTTTCCCGTCAGGGATTGAACTTCTATGGTGGCATGATGGGACTGGATACTGGTTCTCAGATCGTTGCCGAAACCAAGTTGCATGAAGAGATGAACTATCGGGACGGGGTACTGATACCTGATTTCGATACTCTGATGCCGATTCCCTGGTTGGACGGTCACGCCAGAGTTATCTGCGATTACGAGTGGAAGCAAGGGGACGTGATGGCATCCTACCCGCGCTACGTCTACAAGCGAGTGCTGCAAAAAGCCGCCGAGATGGGCTTTGACGTGATGATGGGGATAGAGTTGGAATTTTATCTATTAGATGGGAAAACTCGCCAACCCGTATTTAGCGGAGTCCATTGCTTCAACACGCTGCGAAATCAATATGTACCAATTATTGACGAGTTATTAAATCATTTACTTGAGTGTGGCATCGACTTGATCGATCACGGTTGCGAGTACGGACCAGGACAAATGGAAATTAATTATGGTCCTGCCGTGGGTATGAAAGCTGCTGATAAAGCCTTCATGTTCAAACAGATTGTCAAAGAAGTTTGTCAGCGGGCGGGATATTTGGCAACGTTTATGTCTCGACCGTTCAGCGACCAGACAGGGTGTGGCAGTCACGTTCATGTTTGTTTGCTAGATAAAGATAGCGATCGCAATATATTTTTAGATTTAGACGATACCAACGGACTCTCTGCTACTGCAAAATCTTTTATTCAGGGAATTTTGCACTACGGAGATAGCATTATGCCGCTAATTGCCCCCACACCAAATTGCTATCGTCGCTATCTTCCCCCTACATTCGTTTCAATTTATCGCGGTTGGGGCATTCAAGACCGCACGGGGATGGTACGGGTGAAAGCCTCCCATGACGAAAATACTCATATTGAAATGCGGGCAGCTTCCAGTATCAGCAATCCCTACCTCAGTGCTGCGGCTACCGTAGCGGCGGGATTGTTGGGCATTCAACATGACATGGAGTTACAGCCACCAATCGAAGGCAAAGGACTGTATGGCGATCGCAATTTACCTCAATTACCCCAAACCCTAGATGCAGCCTTAACCGCAATGGGAACCAATACAGAACTTACAGAATTACTTGGAGAAGAATTCGTGCGCGTCTTTACCGCCGTCAAACAAGCCGAACTCAACCGCTGCAAAGCCCACGTTACAGACTGGGAAAAGAACGAGTATATGGAAATTTATTGA
- a CDS encoding phytanoyl-CoA dioxygenase family protein yields MIYKPVELTAAQIDQFQDRGYLIIEKFLDLELVNRLIERFDPLFATQFETGIYPDEWFGRPGLSQSNATRQMGGMWRCDRTVASFSLSAEIARLNATLAAWSGGRLATDSCWIKPPGAPEVYFHRNNTYVSCIDPSTVITCWIALSDATPEAGTLEFVPGSHKWECPDKVRFLHAPKEDYRQPLWDAATEVGIASPEIVLAEIPPGGCIFLHGNLWHGSGRNTTSDKTRRSFAISTFPAETKFQPPGIGYGYIYSRYRSIGETQMDESFFPILWTQDGYQTPFVKEYREDALVSYQLTVNSYQ; encoded by the coding sequence ATGATATACAAACCAGTAGAATTGACAGCAGCGCAAATCGACCAATTTCAAGATCGGGGTTATTTGATAATAGAAAAGTTTCTCGATCTAGAATTAGTCAATCGCCTCATCGAACGCTTCGATCCTCTATTTGCCACACAGTTTGAAACAGGGATTTATCCCGATGAGTGGTTTGGCAGACCAGGATTGAGTCAGTCAAACGCCACAAGACAGATGGGGGGAATGTGGAGATGCGATCGCACCGTAGCGAGTTTTTCTCTCTCGGCGGAAATTGCCCGTCTCAACGCTACTTTAGCTGCTTGGTCTGGGGGCAGATTAGCAACCGATAGCTGTTGGATCAAGCCCCCTGGTGCGCCAGAAGTCTATTTCCATCGCAACAATACTTACGTCAGTTGCATCGACCCCTCTACAGTCATTACCTGTTGGATTGCTTTAAGCGATGCGACACCAGAAGCAGGAACTTTAGAATTCGTCCCTGGTTCCCACAAATGGGAATGTCCTGACAAAGTACGGTTTCTCCACGCCCCCAAAGAAGACTATCGCCAACCTTTATGGGATGCAGCCACAGAAGTAGGAATCGCATCCCCAGAAATTGTCTTAGCTGAAATTCCCCCTGGTGGCTGTATCTTTCTCCACGGCAACTTGTGGCATGGTTCGGGCAGAAATACCACCAGCGATAAAACTCGCCGTAGTTTCGCCATCAGCACCTTTCCAGCCGAGACAAAATTTCAGCCTCCTGGCATTGGTTACGGTTACATCTACAGCCGCTACCGCAGCATCGGCGAAACTCAAATGGACGAAAGTTTCTTCCCCATCCTCTGGACGCAAGACGGCTACCAAACCCCCTTCGTCAAAGAATACCGCGAAGATGCCTTGGTCAGTTATCAGTTAACAGTTAACAGTTATCAGTGA
- a CDS encoding phytanoyl-CoA dioxygenase family protein, with product MVLTDKQIKSFHEDGFLIVKNLLDEELVNRLVKRIDPLFAGEFETGVYPDEWHWNPYLGLPGASGQMTSVWKSDRVMASVILSAKIGEIAADLGNWNGTRILGDSLWTKPFGATETTLHQDSMYSFYYTPAQKEVVCWIALSHAMPGGSTIEYVRGSHCWALSDTVPEFHGPKKSYRWEMEQAAKRVGIDEPDVVQLELEPGDCAFHHGHMWHGSGKNLMPDLVRQSLVIAYIPAESKFMPAGAYVPGGYIAGRYKRYGDDTMDESFFPIVWQQDGKRSQFLAEYCEDPLVSVGAGLSDIFTVKQTSCT from the coding sequence ATGGTATTAACTGACAAACAAATTAAATCATTTCATGAAGATGGATTTTTAATTGTCAAAAATCTGTTGGATGAAGAATTAGTCAATCGCTTGGTCAAAAGAATCGATCCTTTATTTGCTGGAGAATTTGAAACGGGAGTTTATCCCGATGAATGGCATTGGAACCCATATTTAGGATTACCAGGTGCATCGGGACAAATGACTAGCGTGTGGAAAAGCGATCGCGTTATGGCATCGGTGATTCTTTCTGCCAAAATTGGCGAAATTGCTGCCGATCTGGGTAACTGGAATGGTACGCGGATCTTGGGTGATAGCTTGTGGACAAAACCCTTTGGGGCAACAGAAACAACCCTACATCAAGATTCGATGTATTCGTTCTACTACACCCCAGCCCAAAAAGAAGTTGTCTGCTGGATTGCCCTCAGCCATGCTATGCCAGGGGGCAGTACGATTGAATACGTGCGCGGGTCGCACTGCTGGGCGCTGTCAGATACCGTACCAGAGTTTCACGGACCAAAAAAAAGCTATCGCTGGGAAATGGAACAAGCCGCGAAACGGGTAGGCATAGACGAACCCGATGTCGTGCAATTAGAACTAGAACCAGGAGATTGCGCCTTCCATCACGGGCATATGTGGCACGGTTCGGGCAAAAATCTCATGCCTGACTTAGTGCGGCAAAGTTTAGTCATTGCTTACATACCTGCCGAGTCGAAGTTTATGCCAGCAGGGGCATACGTCCCAGGCGGTTATATTGCGGGACGCTACAAGCGATATGGCGATGACACGATGGACGAAAGCTTTTTCCCGATTGTTTGGCAACAAGACGGCAAGCGATCGCAGTTTTTAGCTGAATACTGCGAAGATCCTTTGGTAAGCGTAGGGGCGGGTTTGTCAGATATATTTACGGTTAAACAGACGAGCTGTACGTAA
- a CDS encoding type 1 glutamine amidotransferase, with protein MVVQPHILVIRHEECSSLGMLKTAVKQAEIPFRYLDTYAGETLDEPIENYSHIVVLGGAVSAYEDEEYPFLRYEFQLIEKAIAQEIPILGICLGSQILAKILGAKVYRGKSGREAGWCELQLTCDGTNDPLLHDFPNRFRVFQSHQDTFDIPADCIHLAKSDIYPNQAFRYRDFVWAIQFHPEIDENVLLDCADVIEQELIDSKISDTTVEQMIELAKLHSPAVAPLADSLMGNFIQVHR; from the coding sequence ATGGTAGTACAACCACACATTTTAGTAATTAGACATGAAGAGTGTTCGAGTTTGGGAATGCTGAAAACTGCCGTTAAACAAGCAGAAATCCCCTTTCGCTATTTAGATACATACGCCGGAGAAACTCTTGACGAACCCATTGAAAATTATTCTCATATTGTGGTTTTAGGTGGAGCAGTAAGTGCTTATGAAGACGAAGAATATCCTTTTCTGCGTTATGAATTTCAATTAATCGAAAAGGCGATCGCGCAAGAAATTCCTATTCTCGGTATCTGTCTCGGTTCGCAAATTTTAGCAAAGATACTAGGAGCTAAAGTCTATCGAGGAAAATCGGGTAGGGAAGCAGGATGGTGCGAACTACAATTAACATGTGATGGGACAAACGATCCTTTGTTACATGACTTCCCAAATCGATTTCGCGTCTTTCAATCTCATCAAGATACATTCGATATTCCTGCCGATTGCATCCATTTAGCTAAAAGTGATATATACCCCAATCAAGCCTTTCGCTACCGCGATTTTGTTTGGGCAATTCAGTTTCACCCTGAAATAGATGAAAACGTGCTACTGGACTGCGCCGATGTTATCGAACAGGAATTAATCGATAGTAAAATCTCCGATACAACTGTAGAGCAAATGATTGAATTAGCAAAATTGCACTCTCCCGCTGTAGCACCTTTGGCAGATAGCTTAATGGGGAATTTTATTCAAGTTCATAGGTAA